The Elaeis guineensis isolate ETL-2024a chromosome 3, EG11, whole genome shotgun sequence region ATAAAATATATAGGTCACATATGCTGTCACAGAGAAAGCTGAAGCAAGGGGTTCTGCTTTAGAAATAGCAAGGCATGGAGTCAAAAATCATAGCATATTGAGAGCAATTTAAGCCACATAATTTTGTTCATGAAAGAACATAAATCATAAGGGTGCCATGTCAGAAATAATGTTAGAAGTCCAGGAACATATTGATGATTACAATTAGAATATGATGACTTAATCAGCTTTCCAACTTTGATACCAACAATTCTTCTAAAGTTAAAGATGGATGTAAGATGGTAGCAAAACTAAGATAGTGAGAACAAATCAAGTTTTTTATATTGTGGCCAAATAGATCCATTTCAGCTGAAACTGATTGATTTCAACCAAGACTGAATCGAAACTGACCCCCAGTTTCAGCATTAAACACTAGCTATAGATGCTTCTTTTAAGTATTATTTTGGTGATTACAACAATATTGAGCTCATTTCTTTATTATTTAAGTACACAAgcgatataatattatttttcaataatttctCTACTTTTCTTGATTCAAGAGATGACATAGACAATGGACATAATCTTGACTGGCcaagatatccaaaagaattccGTTATTACAGCATATACAAAGATTTGAACAACAAATATGCGACATTTTCAAAGATATAACATCTTTTTTTATATAAAACAGGGAACATTCTTTAACTACCTGCAAATGGTTAAAGCCACTTAACTTTAAAAACATATGAATCCGATGTAAATGTAAGTTCTAttagaaaatgaagaaaagattTGCATGTACTCAGCATGAAAAGGATTTACAACTGGTAAATTTAATGAACTTTTGAGCATCTGAAGTTCAAGAAGGAAATTCTATACATATTATACATATGATATGTTCACTGCAAAAATTAGCAAACATAGTTACACTCCTAAGTAATACTAATGTCAGCCTATGATTGTCAAaactacataaataaagaatatatgAAGCACAAAATGCTTTGAAATGTTATCTACCAACTTTTTCTTGGCTTCTTttattttctcctctttttttaaatttttttattgaggCCAAAACTCTGAAACTTGGAGCAAGACTCCCGAAACAACCTAAACTACCAAAACCAAAACTTCATAAACCCAGCCAAAACTGAAACAGATGCTGAGTTTTCAAACCTTAAAACAAACGTCACTTCTTTGAGCTCAACATTCTATAAAGTATAAACTAAACAGAGAAGCTTttttgttaatcatttatataattaatttcttaatACTCAGATGTTctcataattttcatatttattgaTATTGCATTTTGTATTAGGTACTTGGCATGGGATTAGTTTTGTGCAATGCTCTATGTTATGCTATATGTATTATGTTTGTAATTTTTTGAAGTAGAAACAAGTTTAGGCCATCAACAAAAATTCAATGATAACCttggaaaagaaagagaaataaagaAAGGGAAGCAAGTAATAGCTTACGGTGTCAACAACTCCTTCTGAAAAGGAAAGCCATCAATAATGATAGTACCTACGACAGTTGCCAATGCAAGCACACCCAAGACACTGAAAAGAGTTCTTCCAAACATGACAGAAGAGAACTTTAACTTACGTTCATCATCATTCCTGAAGAAAATTAACAGTGCTCATATTAAAATATGACAGAAGGAACAAAATAACAGAATCAGACTGCTGATAAGAAGTTTTTGTCATATCCTTAAACCATAACTTCTTTTCTGAATTATTGATGTACAATTGATAAAGAAATGAGAAATCCATATATTATACAACATGGGAACTTTGTATCatcattatttaattaatttcctaTATTAAATATCTTTGATCTGAGAcatcaataaaataaatatggtctGGAATCTTGATCACGTGTAGAATACACTTCtaagtttttttttctctttctcaagAATTATATTGCAAGGGTTATGCCCATTCATTCATCTGACTTGATTTTGGGAGGAGGGttataattatatcccatgttgGAATGTCTTAATGGAACCTCACTTGACAGGCTTGTCCAGTTATTTCAACCATTACTGTTGTTACTCCACAGATGAAAAGTATCCATTGCTTGAGTTGCTTGTTGGAGATACCAAGAATATATGGTTGAAAATATATAGAGTGCATCAGTTAATCTGCTGTCAAAATGAGCATAACAAATCCAGTTCCCCGGGAAGAGATGCCTGTTTGAAGGCATGGTAAACTTTACAATATGGTTTTTGTTTCATGGAACTGTGATGATAGAACAATATAACCACTTGTCATAGAAGAAATTTCTTAAATAACTATACCGTTCCCAAGTCCATAAATTCCCATAAACATTAATAAACAATAGGTAAGGCAACAATAACAATACCAAAACCAAACACCTATTTtcaattcttaaaaaataataataataacaccaAACAGATTCAAGAACATGTTTTATGATCTAAACGTCACAAATTTGTTACATCAACGCGGCCATCAGGGTAAATCATATTCCATCTATTTTGGTTCGTTAAAGATATTATTTGTACTGCATGTATTATATAGGTGCATATAGTTGTATATGAAATATTCAACAAGTTGAAGATTTGAATAAGCTTCATCATCGTAAGACAAGGTAGATGAAATGCGCAAAGAAAATCAACTTTCTGAGAATCATGTCTATAAGCTGATGTCATACCTCAACAAGACCCGACTCATAGGATCTTTTACATCTGCAGAAGAAATGGTCAATAGTTTCTTGACAATATATGCACATGTTGCTATGCtacaagaggaaaaagaaaaatgtaTCAACCCAAGAATATGTTAATGATATACATGAAGAAGAGATGGAACTTGAAGGGAAACCATTGAGTGAAGTATACATAAGTCCTACCAAATAATGAGTACATATAAGAGATACAAGAATAAGAAAAAGCTgatagagtttgattgacacctTAAAAAAGGCCAATTAATGTCCTATCAGCATAATAACAGAATATGTTTAAAATATTGGAAATCCTTTGAAAAGGAAAATTTGAATGCTATAGCATATTAAGAACAACAAGCACATAATTTTGTTAATTATTGAACAGGCAGCTGAAAAGAAAAGGTAGATGACATAATGATTATTCCTGAAGATACagaaagttttaaaaaaaataaaaaataagaacctAAACTGCTAGCAGATAAGACATGGATGTTTGAAATATCAAATACAGAAAGTCCAATTGCAGCAATAATAGTGGAGAAAAGGTCATTATGTCTACATACTTAAGAATATTCACTGGTTTGCTGCAATTTCAATGGCTGATGGACAACTAGGTTGCACTGATTTGACACATTCAGACTTGCAGACCAACAGGAAACTGAGCATTTTAGTGTTCAGTATAAGACAAACAAAATATAATAGGAAACATTTGCTaactcaaaaaattaaaaaaggaaaagaaaaaaaggaggaatAAGAAGGATACCTGCCAAAACATACTAACAGAACTACCCATAATATCGTATTGATCCATTTTGATTCCCTGTAGGCAACCCAAACCTGAAAGAGTAGAAAAGAGCATAAAAGACATGATAATATTCCCTTCTAAACCCAAGCTATTATAACAAGTAGGCAATTTGATAAAAGGTGTATATCTGCCAAAAATACAAAAGTATCTTCTTTTTTCATGAATCCCAAAAGAGCCTGCAAACCGGATGGTTTTGCTGCTCTTTCTCTTCTAATAGTTTAAGCTCCTTCTGGTGTGATCACAATAATtagggaaaaaaaatcaaaaatttgattaagattagatGGATAAAAGGAGAAAGCAAGGTTCATGGAACCACCCCGAATCAAGCGGTTCTGGGCATGCCGAACTATACCAGTGGCCTACCGGTATAGTTCCAGCATGAAATTCGGAAAACCGgcaagagggagaaggaaagagagaaaaagagagggggtaagggaaggagagggagagggggagggagCGAGACCCTCTGAAGGGCCCCAGAGGTCACCGAAAGGCTGCTGCGCCTGCTAGAGGACCGACGAGGAGGAGGGatggagaaggaagaaaagaaagagaaggaaagagatcgggagggaaggagaggggagagggagatagAGCCTCCAAAGGCCCACCAAGGGCACTGGAGGCCGAAGTTAGCCCACCGctatttcagttttttttttttttttttttgaaaggaacATCAGGTGAAGTCCGCAATGGCGTTGCCGACTTCAGctaaacttttttttattttgccaaCAAACAGTGAAATCAGCAACAGATTTGCCAACTTCATTATGAGTcgacaaaaaaaatttaacatcGTGATGGGGAGGATTCAAGCCTCCGTAGCCCTCCGCCGGCCACTACCGGCCTTCCTgccctctccttctccttccctctccctctctctcttcttcctttcctctCTTAGTTCGGACTTTCCCGCTTCTCCGATCATCCGAGGGCCTCTGCAGCCCTCTGACAACCACCACCGGCATCTCCActatctccctctccttcccctccctcccccattctttctctctcttcctctctcacaTTCTTCCTCTCTCCCATGTTCTTTGCCATGTCAGTTCGGACCCAATGCAGAACCATACCGCCGACTAACCGGCATGGGGTCCAATTCCAGCACAGCGAACCTTGGGAGAAAGAGTGGCCATGCAAAGAAAGGAACCTCTTTCTTGTCAACAGATTGATCAGAAGGAGTATGCAGGCAGAGTTTTACAACTGCACCAATTATTTTCCCTTTATGGGAAAAACTGCACCATGGGTTTAATTCAAAGTAATGCAAGCTAGATATGGGAAAGATGAGGAtatttgatggaaaggagttggTATGACTAAATGCTGTGCTATTTGGCAAGGACAAgcaaaatctttttaaaaaaatctcattATGTTGCTCATTTCTAGTCTCACAAGAATCAAGATGTTTAACTGACATATTATGTTTTTCACACTCCAAGTAAACTTACTGGGCTCATCATTTAAAATGGAACCTTTTATTATTTTGTTTTTTGTCTTGATGAGCAAAATGGAACCAACATGATAATCAATTACTGGATTTCTTGATATTCACTTCTTGTTGTGGGGTCAGGGGTTATCCTTACCTGCAAAGATGAACAACCTAAAACTTGTGATAGTAACAAAATGTTCCCTTTCCATTGATGAAATTTGAAGCTAATAATTATCTTACAAAGCATATTGTCCAACAGGAATGGTGTTCCACTTCGATATTAGAATACAAATTTTTTCAGCCTCTTCATTTATTTTCTGTATAGATCTGGAATCACTTGGGTTTTTAACCAGACACCACGGAAATTGGAGCAGAGGTTAGGAAATAACAGTTGGAAGATAGGAAAAGGCACCAGCCATCCTTTTAGGGCAGTGTGTCAGAACAAAATAGTGGGAAAATGCTAGAAGCAAAACAGCACTAGGATCAGTTGCTGAGGATAGGCTCTTAAAAATTTTTGGTTAGTTTTCCCTTCACCAGATTGATCTAATCCATTCATTTGTCTATTTATCCAGTCATAAAGCATTCTTAATATATTCTGCTTTGATTCTATGTTCTACCTTTTCATTGTATAAAGCAAGGACCGCCGAACCAGAATCAAACCCTGTGCCGGCTAGCCGGCAATACAGTTCGGTATGAATCCGTACCGTTCCATACCGGGCTGAACCAATAGGGAAGAGAAggcgagagagagaagaaagaaagaagagagagggagggagagaaggagatggagaagaagaaaaggcctccaacaaccaccGCAGGCCACTTGAGGGCCTCCACCCTCCTCCAGTGCGGAATAAGGGTTCACCctgttcacttttttttttttaggttttCTCACGCATTGCCGACTTTgcagtattttattttttttataattttggtAAAAGTTAGAACTAAAGCGAAATAGTGGCGAACCCCTATTTTGCACTGGAAGAGGGCGGAGGCCCTCCTTTGGCAGAAACCGCCCTCAGGCCCCTCATCGCAGGCTCGCCAGCTGTCGGAGACATCACGGCAGCATTACTGTCTATCCAGAGGTAAGgaccttctcctctctctccttccctccctccaccCTTACCGAGCTCGGCAAGAGCTCGGATGGCCTCTGACAGGCGTTGGAGGccatcttcctctccctctccttctctcccccttcctctctctttcttctccctccttTCGAGATGGCCGCTATGCCATTTTGTACACCAAAATCAGACCAATTTTTTATCGATACGGTTCGGCACGACCTAAACTGTCCAGTTTGGGATGGTTCGGtgaatgatactataaagaaATACTCCTATCAGAAAAGAAATTAGGAATGGAGCATGCATCACCCAATATTGTTCTTGAAGAAGATGCTTTACTAGTTCTGGCTTATTATAAACATATTAAGCAGACATCCCAATTATTGGCATGAACAATCAAACATGCGATGTGCAATCCCTCTGTGTTCCTCAATCTCTCTAAGATGCAAAAATTCTGCAAAGCTGAGCACTAATAATGTTTTTGAGAATTCCTTTCTAATCCTTAGAACATCTTCATCTCCAATTCATCTGTGGTAGGAATTTAATAGAGCTTTGTAACTACaagaaatttagatttttgctGATCAGTGGTCCTTATTCAtaacttagatttttagttaCCCCGATAACTGAACCAAATGATGACAATCAAGAGAACCTTGCTGCTAGTTGATGGAAGAAAATATGAAGTAATATTCAGGAAAAAATGGAAATTTCAAAGTTCAAGCTCTAATGAACAGAATAATTGGAAGGACAAAAGCATCATTTCATCAAATACATGAAGTTACAATGATGAATTTTACTAATCAAGAGAAGTGGACGTCTTGCATGTAATTTATTCCTGTGGTACGCAAGCAATAGCAGATATATGTTACATGGACATGGACTCACGTGTGTGTCCAAGTGCCAGATCCTCTCAATATCTACATGCTATTCTTGTGGAGCTGTTTCCAAGTGTCATACAGATGTCTTAAAAATTGTTTGTGGGAATTTCAAGCAAAGTAAAGGGTTTGGGTAACATTAGATGTATAGGACGACACTTGTTTCTGTAAAAGGTTTCTGTTAATATGCAACATATCTTAAGCTTGAACATGACAAGAGACTAAAATGATAGAATCACTTAATTAGAATTATTAACTAAAGTATTCTGGATCTTAAACAAAATGATAAATTAAGCATCAGCTAAGCATGCATGGAAGCAGGATCTAGCTTTCATACAACAGTAAATCATAAAACCAGCAACAATTTTTATTCTTAGTAACAAAAAAGGAAAGTATTAGTGATCTAAACTTGTTAAGTAGCAAGAATCCATCGATTAATCCAGCTTTACACcaacattcttcttcttcttcttcatcttcttcttctagaGATGTGCGTGGCACTGGTGGTGGTGTCAGTGGTGGGAAGGGGCAATTCATCTGAATCCGAAAGGGATTGACtcctaaaaataatattttatctttgGTTTTAGACTTGCTTGTGAAGGCTATTTTTCTCTAAAAAGGTGTTGCATAAGGCATTTGAAGGTGGCTAGGAAGCTGATTCTAAGGTGACCAATGGACAAACCAAGGTTCATCGTATCGGGCCGAACCGTCCGGTACGGGGCATACCGAACCGGATCGACGGCCAGCCGATTCGATCGATTTTTTTGCAAAAGCACTCCGAACCACACCGAACCGCCCGGTTCGATGCGATTCGGCTCCATACCGCCTAAAATTGGGCGGTATGGACCGGTATGGTTCGGTTCGGCgttgaaccgaaccgtaccgacaCCCCACGTGAACAAAGGGGGGAGTGGGGCCTGGGCTGTCTTTCAGTGACAGCCCAGGTGGGTTGTCTCTCTGAGATGCTCGAGAGCTCTCAGAGAAGTCCCGAGGCATCTCAGACTCAACGAGACaccgaaaaaataagaaaaaaaaaaaattccgtcAAATTACAGCACTGGTTCGAGGAGACGTtgatttttggccaaaagtaagGTAATGTGTTATTCTTTTAGTaaacattttattttttatgtttttgttgttaaaaaaagaataagaacgaagaagtatgaaaataagagaaaatcataccaaaattttgtgattttggtatgatttgatcatatgtgatagatctttgaaagatctatatgatgacactaaaatcgttaatttttattaattatatatttttaaaatatttatatatatttattcattaaaaaattattaaaaaataaattcaaaaaaataaaaaatcagagtttcagaatcatgtttagaatgattcaagctacttaaatctaacctcaatttttttaaaaaatatttgaaattaaaaaatatttttataattatttaaataataaaaaaatattatcaaataaaaaatatgtaaaaatagtgttatattttagttaattcaaaaatattatttgaagcatataacatatttttttgaatttataagttttaaaattattattaaattttttttgaatttatatataatttttttaataatcattaaactatcgtgttttgttatacttgcagatatttgtaagaaaaaaaattcagagcAGGACGTTCATTgactttaattaattatatattttttaatatacaaCAACTAAATGGCATAAATACATAATTATAAGTTGAATATACTATATTGATGTGATCTACACAAAAATTGCCACAATGTTATTCATaatcaagccaaaaatccagaaaATGATTAACATTGTTTCCATTTAGATGAAAcaaaatcaatttcagctcaaatGGGCAACCAAGCACCCAGGATAACTAGGGATTAGGTGACATACAAGCTGGTAACAGGAGCTTAAGAATAAAGTGCAGGGTACTCTTTTGAcccaaaagagaaaagaaagagaaaattaggagaaaaaagagagaatgcatatttattacatcatatgaaTGTAAGCAATCAATCTGCAAACTCCATAATAAATAGATTTCAACAGATCTTAAATGAATGCTGAGAAAATGCCCTCAAAACGTGGGTTAAGTATAAGGTAGGAAGATGGAGATGAGCCCCTCCTAATCTTAAGAAAAAGACATTCTAGCTTTTTACGGAAGCTGTAGCATCTAGCCTTCATTCCCCCTCCCAGAAATCCAGATTCTGTTCGGCAAACTTTACAAGTTTCCTAAGGTAAATGTTAGCCACTTACAATGTTCAAAGAATTCACTTACTGCCTCACCACATGGTTTAGGTTTCTTGAGGATGGGCAGTAATAAATCTTAAAAAGACTATCATGAAATTCTGTACCACTGGAGAAGAGTGGAAGCAGACAGAAacccaaaaataaaaagaagatacATTGAATAATTCCACTTGAACGAAGCTTCAAAAGCCTACTATTGTAAACTCATTATATCTCAGTATTCAAGACTCTACCCTAAGGGGCTTTTTGGTTAAAAGGTTTTGATTGaaagaaatttaaataaaatttaaaatgaatAAGTTTTACAAAAAATAGTTGCTCAGTTCTTCTTCAAGAAAACTTGTTTTGCTAAAACCAATAAGTTGTAGAGCCCACAAAAAAGGTTTTATGAAAAACAAGTTCCCCTCTTTTTCTCATGAAACATGTTTTATATAAATCATGTTTTACAAGTATCTGCTTTAGAAAACTCATAGACAAGCAAAAGTCCTGAAAAGATTTAGTATAAGGCTATTAGTAGAGAAAGAAGAATGACTATAAAATGAAAAAACTAATCCTGTTTATTTGATTATATGGCTTTTGGAAACCTAAAGATCACAATTACTATTTCTAAGCCACATTCATAAACTTTATAGGCCAACTGtagctccaaaaaaaaaaaaaaaacaaaggaaacACTTTAAAACCATTTTTGGGcattaaagaaaaaataactAATTTGTGGCAGCTTCCATAGGTATTCATTGAAAAGGTCATAacttctctatccgagcttccattTGCATGACTATTAAAACATTGGAAATCTAATTCGTCTGAATTAATTTTAACCAAGCAATCTCCCATTTGTGATGGTTTTGGAACAGACGATTCAATTAT contains the following coding sequences:
- the LOC109505211 gene encoding uncharacterized protein isoform X2, whose product is MALSVTPGPLLCRFPGNQRTPAAAHSSISFATLLDRRKTISIRCSAASGLGCLQGIKMDQYDIMGSSVSMFWQHSNMCIYCQETIDHFFCRCKRSYESGLVEE